One Longimicrobiales bacterium DNA window includes the following coding sequences:
- a CDS encoding GreA/GreB family elongation factor, with protein sequence MLEEIKSKIEGEIVKLMHELNVELPERIKIALEHGDLRENSEFKAAKERQVFVQARLNHLTSRMTELSKIDITEMSADKVGFGSKVKIRDLEMGEDFEFSVTAGDFIDLDGGQVSLASPIGQGLLGASEGEEVTISLPRGDRQYKVLELTTLPQQMDSDG encoded by the coding sequence ATGCTCGAAGAAATCAAAAGCAAAATCGAAGGCGAGATCGTCAAACTCATGCACGAGTTGAATGTTGAGCTTCCGGAACGCATCAAGATTGCGCTGGAGCACGGGGATCTTCGCGAGAACTCCGAGTTTAAGGCCGCGAAGGAGCGTCAGGTGTTCGTCCAGGCGCGCTTGAACCATCTGACGTCCAGGATGACGGAGTTGTCGAAGATCGACATCACCGAGATGTCGGCGGACAAGGTGGGCTTCGGCTCAAAGGTGAAAATTCGGGATCTCGAGATGGGTGAGGACTTTGAGTTCTCCGTCACCGCAGGTGATTTCATCGACCTGGACGGGGGGCAGGTGTCGCTGGCTTCGCCAATCGGTCAGGGCCTGCTAGGCGCGAGCGAAGGCGAGGAAGTCACGATCTCGCTGCCCAGGGGTGATCGGCAGTACAAGGTGCTCGAGCTGACGACGCTCCCTCAGCAGATGGACTCGGACGGGTAG
- a CDS encoding nuclear transport factor 2 family protein, translated as MPRLPLLACLVVLAACDPETPPATAAAASPNEAEAEVIAVLQGVFDALATGDAALLRSLADEDLVMHFVQDSNGTRTSGTADLDGLATRITTSEVPLIERMWDPEVQINGAIATVWAPYDFYAGSTFSHCGIDAATLLQTDDGWKIAGLSWTRAQPPECPLHPEGPPAG; from the coding sequence ATGCCGCGTCTGCCCTTGCTCGCATGTCTCGTCGTCCTCGCAGCATGCGACCCCGAGACACCCCCGGCCACCGCCGCCGCCGCCTCGCCAAATGAAGCAGAGGCCGAAGTGATCGCCGTCCTCCAAGGGGTCTTCGATGCATTGGCTACCGGCGACGCAGCGCTGCTCCGGTCTTTGGCCGACGAAGACCTCGTCATGCACTTCGTCCAAGACAGCAACGGAACGCGCACTTCAGGCACTGCTGATCTGGACGGGCTCGCCACACGAATCACCACAAGCGAGGTCCCTCTGATCGAGCGAATGTGGGATCCCGAGGTGCAGATCAACGGAGCCATCGCGACGGTGTGGGCTCCGTACGATTTCTATGCGGGCTCCACGTTCAGCCACTGCGGAATCGACGCGGCGACCCTGCTCCAAACCGACGACGGCTGGAAGATCGCTGGGCTGAGCTGGACCCGCGCGCAGCCCCCCGAATGTCCGTTGCATCCAGAAGGGCCGCCCGCGGGCTGA
- the purE gene encoding 5-(carboxyamino)imidazole ribonucleotide mutase: MAGPLVGVVMGSKSDWGTMEHCVSTLESLGIECEVRVLSAHRTPHVAAEFAQTAEARGIEVMIAAAGGAAHLAGVVASMTTLPVLGVPMVGWSLDGMDSLLATVQMPRGVPVATFAIGKAGAVNAALCAGQILGLKHEAIREAVKRDREERRQAVLAVGDPRE, from the coding sequence ATGGCCGGTCCGCTCGTTGGCGTTGTGATGGGCTCCAAGTCCGACTGGGGTACGATGGAACACTGTGTGTCTACCCTCGAGAGCCTGGGCATCGAATGCGAAGTGCGTGTTCTGTCCGCTCACAGAACACCCCACGTGGCTGCCGAGTTCGCTCAGACCGCTGAAGCGAGGGGCATTGAGGTGATGATCGCCGCCGCAGGTGGGGCCGCGCATCTCGCTGGCGTCGTTGCGTCGATGACCACTCTGCCCGTCTTGGGCGTGCCCATGGTGGGGTGGTCGCTGGACGGCATGGACTCCCTTCTGGCCACGGTTCAGATGCCCCGTGGAGTGCCCGTGGCGACCTTCGCCATTGGGAAGGCGGGTGCGGTCAATGCTGCGCTGTGCGCGGGTCAGATTCTCGGGCTCAAGCACGAAGCGATCCGCGAAGCGGTGAAGCGAGACCGTGAAGAGCGCCGTCAGGCGGTTTTGGCCGTGGGTGATCCGAGGGAGTAG